In Streptomyces sp. NBC_01439, the following are encoded in one genomic region:
- a CDS encoding PfaD family polyunsaturated fatty acid/polyketide biosynthesis protein, whose protein sequence is MAVAYAEHIPASGAQIAPENLGSAQFRADHGVRYAYAAGSMYKAVASEDMVLRMGRAGLLSFFGTGGLRPDRVIAAIERFERELGDGPYGFNLLAGGDNPAKEQEQVELFLRYGVRRVEAASFVRPTPPLVRYRLSGLRLAPDGSVVVPHRVMAKVSRPEVARSFLAPAPPETVGELLAQGLITSEEAALAARVPMADDLVAEADSGGHTDQRPLVILLPDTVRQRDLAAREFPAAARVRVGAAGGLGSPEAVAAAFVLGADFVLTGSINQCTVECGTSERVKDMLQEAEVHDMAIVPAGDMLESGARAQVLRRGLFYPARANKLYELYRRHSSLDDLDRATAEQLQRRYFRRSFEEVWQETRAHYARADPDSLARAERDPKHRMLLVFKAYFVQSIRLAMSGSHDHQVDYQINCGPAMGALNGLLRGTPRESWRERHVDELAELLMGDAARLLSDRLRAMTLPQCP, encoded by the coding sequence GTGGCGGTCGCGTACGCCGAGCACATCCCGGCCTCCGGGGCGCAGATCGCCCCGGAGAACCTGGGCAGCGCACAGTTCCGGGCCGACCACGGCGTGCGGTACGCCTACGCCGCCGGATCCATGTACAAGGCCGTCGCCTCCGAGGACATGGTCCTCAGGATGGGCCGGGCGGGCCTGCTCTCCTTCTTCGGCACCGGAGGTCTGCGGCCGGACCGGGTGATCGCCGCGATCGAGCGGTTCGAGCGGGAGCTCGGCGACGGCCCGTACGGCTTCAACCTGCTGGCCGGCGGGGACAATCCGGCCAAGGAGCAGGAGCAGGTCGAGCTGTTCCTCCGGTATGGGGTGAGGCGGGTCGAGGCGGCGTCCTTCGTCCGTCCCACGCCGCCCCTCGTCCGCTACCGGCTGTCCGGTCTACGCCTGGCGCCCGACGGGTCGGTCGTGGTCCCCCACCGTGTGATGGCCAAGGTCTCCCGCCCGGAGGTCGCCCGGTCCTTCCTCGCCCCCGCCCCGCCGGAGACGGTCGGCGAACTGCTGGCACAGGGGCTCATCACGTCGGAGGAGGCAGCGCTGGCCGCCCGCGTCCCCATGGCGGACGACCTGGTGGCGGAAGCCGACTCGGGCGGCCACACCGACCAGCGACCGCTCGTCATCCTGCTCCCGGACACGGTGCGCCAACGGGACCTAGCCGCCCGCGAGTTCCCCGCCGCCGCGCGCGTACGGGTCGGAGCGGCCGGGGGGCTCGGATCGCCGGAGGCGGTGGCGGCGGCCTTCGTGCTCGGTGCCGACTTCGTCCTCACCGGCAGCATCAACCAGTGCACGGTGGAATGCGGCACCAGCGAGCGCGTCAAGGACATGCTCCAGGAGGCCGAGGTCCACGACATGGCGATCGTGCCGGCGGGCGACATGCTGGAATCCGGGGCCCGTGCGCAGGTGCTGCGCCGGGGGCTGTTCTATCCGGCGCGGGCGAACAAGCTCTACGAGCTCTACCGCCGGCACTCCTCGCTGGACGACCTCGACCGGGCCACCGCGGAACAGCTGCAACGGCGGTACTTCAGGCGCAGCTTCGAGGAGGTGTGGCAGGAGACCCGCGCCCACTACGCGCGAGCCGACCCGGACTCCCTCGCCCGGGCGGAACGCGACCCCAAGCACCGGATGCTGCTGGTCTTCAAGGCCTACTTCGTCCAGTCCATCCGCCTGGCCATGAGCGGTTCGCACGACCACCAGGTCGACTACCAGATCAACTGCGGCCCGGCCATGGGGGCGCTCAACGGCCTGCTGCGCGGCACGCCCCGCGAGAGCTGGCGCGAGCGGCACGT